The proteins below come from a single Nitrospiraceae bacterium genomic window:
- a CDS encoding type II secretion system F family protein yields MPRFEYRAKNLDGQTVHGEVMAATSSEALQLLRRQDVLVTGLQEKAERVFNLSGHLTSWSRRWNWRGVSNKELVVFTHQLATLIRAGVPLLECLDILSSEAENPALQQVVKHIREDVEGGALLAHALKRNPTVFNEFYRSMVEVGEMTGRLDESLTQLAVYLDKQAQLRAKIFSGLAYPALLLAVALIVLVFLLIWVVPLFSGLFQDMGESLPWLTQVVIDLAEGVRDHFFLLAAFGGSLVMGIRWFLKNPKSRQAIDGWLLGVPLFGSVIQKAATVRFSRTLGFLVRRGVPLLSALGVAGTVTGNKIFEQSIKLAAIAIQNGRPLSETLRAGQVFPTMVPQMIKVGESTGSMDVMLEKIADLFEQEVDRTVATLTSVLEPFIILVVGCGIALVVIAMYLPIFSIGSVIG; encoded by the coding sequence ATGCCGAGATTTGAATATCGTGCCAAAAATTTGGATGGACAGACTGTCCACGGGGAAGTAATGGCTGCTACTTCCAGTGAGGCTTTGCAGCTTCTTCGCAGGCAAGACGTCTTGGTAACCGGTCTGCAGGAAAAAGCTGAAAGGGTATTCAATCTCAGTGGCCATCTGACCAGCTGGAGCCGCCGGTGGAACTGGAGAGGCGTGAGCAATAAAGAATTGGTGGTCTTTACCCATCAGCTGGCAACCTTGATTCGGGCGGGTGTGCCTCTGTTGGAATGCCTGGACATTCTCTCCAGTGAAGCTGAAAACCCGGCCTTGCAACAAGTGGTTAAGCATATCCGAGAGGATGTGGAGGGCGGAGCCTTGTTGGCTCATGCCTTAAAGCGCAATCCAACTGTCTTTAATGAATTTTACCGCAGTATGGTGGAAGTAGGAGAGATGACGGGTCGCTTGGACGAGAGTTTGACCCAACTGGCAGTGTACCTTGATAAACAGGCTCAGTTGCGGGCGAAAATTTTCTCCGGATTGGCGTATCCGGCTTTGCTCCTGGCTGTGGCGTTGATTGTCCTGGTTTTTTTACTGATTTGGGTGGTCCCTCTTTTTTCGGGCTTATTCCAAGATATGGGCGAATCGCTTCCCTGGTTGACGCAAGTGGTGATTGACCTGGCTGAGGGGGTTCGGGATCACTTTTTTCTGTTGGCGGCATTTGGGGGAAGTTTGGTTATGGGTATCCGGTGGTTCCTCAAAAACCCGAAAAGTCGACAGGCCATTGATGGGTGGCTGTTAGGAGTCCCCCTTTTTGGGTCCGTGATCCAAAAAGCGGCAACGGTGCGTTTTTCCAGAACATTGGGGTTTTTAGTTCGTCGTGGGGTTCCGTTGCTGTCGGCCTTGGGTGTGGCGGGCACAGTGACTGGAAATAAAATCTTTGAGCAAAGCATCAAGCTGGCGGCCATAGCGATTCAAAATGGGCGACCCCTCTCCGAGACTTTGAGGGCTGGCCAGGTTTTTCCCACAATGGTTCCCCAAATGATTAAAGTGGGAGAATCAACCGGTTCCATGGATGTTATGCTGGAAAAAATTGCGGATCTTTTTGAGCAAGAGGTCGATCGAACAGTGGCCACTTTAACGTCGGTGTTAGAGCCCTTTATCATCTTGGTCGTGGGTTGTGGGATTGCCCTTGTCGTTATAGCGATGTATCTTCCCATTTTTTCTATCGGTTCAGTTATTGGGTGA
- a CDS encoding type IV pilus twitching motility protein PilT, translating into MELTELLGELCRQGGSDLHLVSGSVPRLRVDGHLRPMESPPLTNQDMFQLTASLLTDAQHQQVMKTGTWDGAYSVPAIGRFRVHVYTQQGSLAMAIRTVSGKIPTFEELGLPPIIGELMKKPQGLILVTGPTGSGKSTTLASMLDHINEARPAHIISLEDPIEILHSHKKSLVSQMEVGSDVREFQSALKGILRQDPDVVFLGELRDLETIQAALTMAETGHLTVATLHTNSAIHTLTRLISVFPSHQQQEIRIQLSMVLEGILAQRLLPRSEGRGRVLALEILITSPAIRNLIREDKIHQMYSMMQTGQAQYGMQTMNQALADLAGQGVISSELAMGLTTLPDELSKLLERTGRERPGAMSLARLRPRM; encoded by the coding sequence ATGGAATTGACTGAACTCCTGGGTGAATTGTGCCGGCAGGGCGGATCGGATTTGCACCTGGTTTCCGGCAGTGTGCCTCGCCTCCGGGTGGACGGACATTTACGCCCGATGGAGTCTCCGCCATTGACCAACCAGGACATGTTTCAGTTAACCGCGAGTCTGTTGACGGATGCCCAGCATCAACAGGTTATGAAGACCGGAACCTGGGATGGGGCCTACAGCGTGCCTGCTATCGGTCGGTTTCGGGTCCATGTCTATACCCAGCAGGGATCCTTGGCCATGGCCATTCGAACAGTGTCCGGGAAGATTCCGACGTTTGAAGAATTAGGGCTACCACCCATTATTGGGGAATTAATGAAAAAGCCCCAAGGGCTGATTTTGGTAACCGGGCCGACCGGAAGCGGGAAAAGTACGACATTGGCCTCAATGTTGGATCATATAAATGAAGCGCGGCCTGCCCATATTATTTCGTTAGAAGACCCCATTGAGATCCTACATTCACATAAAAAAAGTTTGGTATCTCAAATGGAAGTGGGATCCGATGTCCGGGAATTCCAATCTGCACTGAAAGGTATCTTACGCCAGGATCCCGATGTGGTGTTTTTGGGCGAATTGCGGGATCTCGAGACCATTCAGGCGGCTCTCACCATGGCTGAAACCGGACATCTTACAGTGGCCACTTTGCACACGAATTCTGCGATTCACACGCTGACACGATTGATCTCGGTGTTTCCCTCCCATCAGCAACAAGAAATTCGTATTCAGTTGTCGATGGTGCTGGAAGGTATTCTGGCACAGAGGCTTTTGCCACGTTCAGAGGGACGGGGCCGGGTTCTGGCTTTGGAAATTCTGATTACCTCTCCGGCCATACGAAATCTGATTCGGGAAGACAAGATCCATCAAATGTATTCCATGATGCAAACGGGACAAGCTCAATATGGCATGCAAACCATGAATCAAGCGTTGGCCGACTTGGCTGGCCAAGGAGTGATATCCTCTGAACTCGCTATGGGACTCACAACTCTTCCTGATGAGTTATCCAAGCTACTGGAGCGCACGGGTCGGGAGCGACCTGGAGCGATGTCCTTGGCCAGGTTGCGTCCTCGGATGTAG
- the tadA gene encoding Flp pilus assembly complex ATPase component TadA, whose amino-acid sequence MQLNRERVGLQLVDAKVISSDDLSQALDIQQGEGGRLGSILVRMGVLSESTLLAFLSQHYGVATVELSTCSIDGSLRGLVPYDVVRRHLVLPIRKTTSRLSLAMADPTNASLLDDLRFRTGLHIIPMVATESDLRTAISHVYGQGPEKSSSPTEPMQKDEEGTFKNRGNGDRISPNSMGTPVGPVCASANGLRDQERSIILQDKAEISGVKRHVKIDKDSSAVEVVNGLVRQAIEMEASDIHIEPMETMIRVRFRLDGVLCPIQNLPKDLHQALLARVKILSDLDIAERRLPQDGRMKIEGVPHVDIRVAILPCLFGEKAVLRLLNQSGLALHLTNIGLNQPDLDRLTTALENPYGMILVTGPTGSGKTTTLYSALQFLNTPQMNIVTVEDPVEYQIQGINQMQIHEEIGLNFAAGLRAFLRQDPDVMMVGEIRDRETAQIAIQASLTGHRVLSTLHTMNAPGAITRLIDMSIEPFLVSSAVSLIVGQRLVRKICDHCRELEPVSQFQLRELGFEEHVLGSVQAMKGRGCVFCHQTGFKGRMALFETLPIFEGLHEKILARASTNDLINCSIGEGFRTLRQAGLAAVQGGLTTVSEVFAETRSDAFV is encoded by the coding sequence ATGCAGTTGAATCGAGAGCGGGTCGGCCTACAGTTAGTGGATGCGAAAGTGATCTCCTCAGATGATTTGTCTCAGGCGCTTGATATTCAGCAGGGAGAAGGAGGGCGTCTTGGGAGCATTCTGGTTCGGATGGGGGTTCTGTCTGAATCTACCTTATTAGCGTTTCTCAGCCAGCACTATGGAGTTGCCACCGTAGAATTGTCTACGTGCTCGATTGACGGGAGTCTTCGGGGATTGGTTCCTTATGACGTGGTCCGCCGGCACCTCGTTTTGCCGATTCGGAAAACCACTTCACGACTGAGTCTGGCTATGGCCGACCCCACGAATGCTTCTTTGTTGGATGATTTGCGATTCCGGACAGGGTTGCACATCATCCCCATGGTAGCAACCGAATCGGATTTACGGACGGCGATCTCCCATGTGTATGGCCAGGGTCCAGAAAAATCTTCCTCACCCACCGAACCCATGCAAAAAGATGAGGAGGGTACTTTCAAAAACCGGGGAAATGGCGACCGCATTTCACCCAATTCGATGGGAACGCCTGTTGGCCCTGTCTGTGCCTCTGCTAACGGTTTGCGTGATCAAGAAAGATCCATAATTCTTCAGGATAAAGCAGAAATATCTGGCGTGAAGCGTCATGTCAAAATTGATAAAGATTCTTCAGCTGTGGAGGTTGTGAATGGGCTTGTGCGGCAGGCCATTGAAATGGAGGCGAGTGATATTCATATTGAGCCGATGGAGACTATGATCCGGGTTCGCTTTCGGTTGGATGGTGTCTTGTGCCCGATTCAAAATTTGCCTAAAGACCTTCATCAGGCATTACTCGCCAGGGTGAAAATTCTTTCCGATCTGGATATTGCGGAGCGTCGGTTACCCCAGGATGGACGGATGAAGATAGAGGGGGTTCCCCATGTTGATATTCGAGTGGCCATTCTGCCCTGTTTATTTGGCGAAAAAGCGGTCCTGCGTCTCTTGAATCAGTCAGGGCTGGCGTTACATTTAACCAATATCGGGCTTAACCAGCCTGATTTGGACCGGTTGACGACGGCTTTGGAAAATCCTTATGGGATGATCCTGGTGACAGGGCCTACGGGGAGCGGGAAGACAACAACCCTCTATAGCGCGTTACAATTTTTGAATACTCCTCAGATGAATATTGTCACTGTCGAAGATCCCGTGGAATACCAAATCCAGGGCATCAATCAGATGCAAATTCATGAAGAGATTGGATTGAATTTTGCGGCCGGGTTGCGTGCTTTTTTGCGCCAGGATCCTGACGTCATGATGGTGGGGGAAATTCGTGATCGAGAAACCGCGCAAATCGCAATTCAGGCTTCTTTGACTGGCCATCGAGTTCTTTCAACTCTGCATACCATGAATGCCCCAGGGGCGATTACCCGGCTCATCGATATGAGCATTGAGCCGTTTTTGGTGTCTTCCGCCGTCTCACTCATTGTGGGCCAACGATTAGTGCGGAAAATTTGTGATCATTGTCGGGAGCTGGAGCCGGTATCTCAATTTCAGCTGCGGGAGCTGGGGTTTGAAGAGCATGTGCTCGGGTCGGTTCAGGCGATGAAAGGGCGTGGGTGTGTGTTTTGCCACCAGACCGGATTTAAAGGACGCATGGCCTTATTTGAGACCCTGCCTATTTTTGAAGGGCTGCATGAAAAAATTTTGGCACGGGCCTCGACGAATGACTTGATCAACTGTTCGATAGGCGAAGGATTTCGCACACTTAGACAAGCGGGGCTGGCGGCGGTTCAAGGTGGCTTGACGACCGTTAGTGAGGTGTTTGCGGAAACGAGATCTGATGCTTTTGTGTAA
- a CDS encoding CDP-alcohol phosphatidyltransferase family protein, with protein sequence MVRESSGADIPINLPNSLTVLRILLVPVFVGFLLYEYYDYALVTLLVAAVTDGLDGAIARITDQRTRLGEYLDPLADKLLLMSAIVTLSVLHFIPIWAVILVVSRDAILLTGTILANLTEIDIDITPTWLGKGTTFAQICYVIIVLLFATGRVPSASIIPFLTVMVILTTGSGVHYLFRGIQRLNSSGKKEG encoded by the coding sequence ATGGTCCGCGAGTCATCGGGTGCCGACATTCCAATCAACCTTCCTAACAGTCTCACAGTCCTCAGAATTCTCCTTGTTCCGGTCTTCGTGGGGTTTTTGCTCTACGAATACTATGATTATGCCCTCGTGACATTATTAGTCGCGGCGGTGACGGATGGCCTGGATGGGGCCATTGCCCGTATCACTGATCAGCGCACTCGCCTCGGCGAGTATCTCGATCCTCTGGCTGACAAATTACTCCTCATGTCGGCCATTGTAACCTTATCTGTTCTCCATTTTATCCCGATCTGGGCGGTGATTCTTGTGGTGAGTCGTGATGCCATTCTCCTCACGGGGACTATATTGGCCAATTTAACGGAAATCGACATCGATATTACTCCCACCTGGCTGGGAAAGGGTACCACTTTTGCCCAAATTTGCTATGTCATCATAGTACTGCTCTTTGCGACCGGGCGTGTTCCTTCCGCAAGCATTATTCCTTTTCTCACGGTAATGGTGATCCTGACGACTGGTTCTGGAGTGCATTATCTATTTCGGGGAATTCAACGGCTCAATTCCTCGGGCAAGAAAGAAGGCTAA